The following is a genomic window from Nocardioides thalensis.
GAGGAAGGCACCGTCGCTCTCGTCGGCCTCGGCGACGAAGTGCTCCCCCGCGCCCAGGTCGGCGTTGCGGCCGGTGGCGGTGAGCACGCCGCCGACGGCGTACGACGGGTCGGCGCCGGCCTCGATCAGGGCGACCGCGAGCAGCGACGTGGTCGTGGTCTTGCCGTGCGTGCCGGCGACGGCGAGCACCCGCTGCCCGGCCATCACCGACTTCAGCCCGGCCGAGCGCGGCAGCAGGGTCTTGCCCGCCGCGCGCGCGGCGACGACCTCCGGGTTGTCGTCGCGCGCCGCCGTGGTGACGACCAGGGTGTCGGCGTCGCCGACGTGGGCGGCGTCGTAGCCGATCGAGACAGGGACGTCGAGCTCGCGCAGCGGCGCGAGGAACGGGGTGTCGTTGTCGTCGCTGCCGGTGACGGGCACGCCGCGGCGGGCCATGATCCGGGCGATGCCGGACAGGCCGGCGCCGCCGATGCCGACGAAGTGGACCCGGCCCAGCTCCTCGGCCGCGGGCACCACGTCGGGGACGGGCAGCCTCATCGGCGGCGTCCCTGGTCGAGGATGATCCGCGCGAGCTGCTCGTCGGCGTCGCTCGGCACCAGGTGGGCCGCGGCGGCCCCCATCCGGGCCAGCCGGTCGGGGTCACCGGCGAGCTCGGTGACGGTCGAGGCGACGTAGTCGGCGGTGAAGGACGCGTCGTCGACCATCAGCGCTCCCCCGGCCTCGACCACGGGCCGGGCGTTGAGCGCCTGCTCGCCGTTGCCGATCGGCAGCGGCACGAAGACGGCGGGCACGCCGGTCGACGCGGCCTCGACGACGCTGTTGGCGCCGGCGCGGCAGACCATCACGTCCGCGGCAGCGAGGGCGTAGTCCATGCGGTCGACGTACGGCGCGACGACGTAGGGCACGCCGGTCTCGACCGGCTCGACCCACTGCGGGTCCTCCTTGCCACGCGGGCCGACGACGTGGAGCACCTGCACGCCGGCCGCGCCGAGCGCGGCCGCGGCGCCCGCGACGGCTCGGTTGAGCCGCCACGCGCCCTGCGAGCCGCCGGTGACGACGAGCGTCGGCAGGTCGGCGTCGAGCCCGAAGAACCCACGAGCCTCCGCCCGGAGCGCTGGCCGGTCGAGCTGGGAGATCATCCGCCGCAGCGGCAGGCCGACGTACTCGGCGTTGCGCAGCGGCGTGCCCGGGAAGCTGACGGCGACCTTCGAGGCGAAGCGGGCGCCGACCTTGTTGGCGATGCCGGGCAGCGCGTTCTGCTCGTGGACGACGAGGGGCAGCTTGCGGCGGCGCGCGGCGAGGTAGACCGGCACCGAGACGTAGCCGCCGTAGCCCGCGACGACGTCGGGCCTGATCCGGTCGAGCACCTCGAGCGCGGCCTTCACCGAGCCGCGCAGCCGGGACGGCACCAGGGCGAGGTCCTTGCCGGGCTTGCGCGGCAGCGGGACCGGCGGGATCAGCTCGAGCGGGTAGCCCGCGGCCGGGACGACCGTGTTCTCGAGGCCGCGCGGCGTGCCGAGGCAGGTGACCTCGACGCCCGGCTCGAGGCGGCCGAGCGCGTCGGCCGTGGCCAGGAGCGGGGACGTGTGCCCCGCCGTACCGCCGCCTGCCAACAAGACCTTCATACTGCCGCCACTCCCTCTACCGCCCGACCTGTCCGCACTCTCGACAACAGGACGTTACCGACGGGCGGCCACGCCCCGACTGCGGGTACGGCGCCGCTGCGCCAGCGCGCGGGCGGCCGCCGGCTCGCGCCGGGCGAAGCCGATGACCAGCCCGAGCGCGGCCAGCGTGGGCAGAAGGCCGGATCCGCCGTACGACACGAGCGGGAGGGGGATGCCGATGACGGGCAGGAGCGCGAGCACCATGCCGACGTTGATGATCATCTGGCCGAGCAGCCAGATGATCACGCCGAACGTCGCGTAGCGGACGAACGGGTCCTTGGTCTCGCGCGCGACGCGCAGACCGGCGTACGCGATGACCAGGAACAGCCCGACGACGAGCAGGGTGCCGGCGAGGCCGAGCTCCTCGC
Proteins encoded in this region:
- the murG gene encoding undecaprenyldiphospho-muramoylpentapeptide beta-N-acetylglucosaminyltransferase; the encoded protein is MKVLLAGGGTAGHTSPLLATADALGRLEPGVEVTCLGTPRGLENTVVPAAGYPLELIPPVPLPRKPGKDLALVPSRLRGSVKAALEVLDRIRPDVVAGYGGYVSVPVYLAARRRKLPLVVHEQNALPGIANKVGARFASKVAVSFPGTPLRNAEYVGLPLRRMISQLDRPALRAEARGFFGLDADLPTLVVTGGSQGAWRLNRAVAGAAAALGAAGVQVLHVVGPRGKEDPQWVEPVETGVPYVVAPYVDRMDYALAAADVMVCRAGANSVVEAASTGVPAVFVPLPIGNGEQALNARPVVEAGGALMVDDASFTADYVASTVTELAGDPDRLARMGAAAAHLVPSDADEQLARIILDQGRRR